The genomic segment CGGCAACCAAATCGGCCGACGCCGGGAGTTGGAACCTCTCTGCCTTTCATCAAATTGTTTTGCTGCCGAATGCAAGGCATTTGTTTGGTTCCTTTTTGCCCTGTCGGCATGGAAATGCCGCGGGAATGCTCCGGACATGACGTCATTGGTCAAAATCCCGGCGACTTACCAAATTTGGATGGGAAAATGTCTCCTTTGCATCAAGAACCTGTGTGGGTAGCTATTTATTTACCGGAGTAGCCGAAGATGAAATCTTTTTCGACAAATAATAGATGCGGAATACGAAGAAATTTGGCATTGCTGACTCTGTGACCAGTAATAGTTTTTGTCCATGGATAAGTCGGTTTACGAGATAGCCGATGATCCACCAACTAAGGGTGACACGACAATTGACGAACTACATGTCGTTTTTCGCTTTATTCCATGGCACAACAATTCACAGCTACAAGGGACAACGGAAATACGCACTCAACACCGGCATACAAATGTGCTGGTGCAAAATGCACTTTGACAAGTAACCACATTGCCACATGTCTTTCAAGGCCGGTATGCAGAATAATCTTGTTAAGCAATATATATCCATCGGTAATGACAGTGTGAGGCTAAGCTCCAGTCGAATAAGAGCTAGAAGACAACTCCAGACATCACCGCAAAGCACCATTCCTCAACACAATTCCCCGGAGTCTCCCAATTGGACCCAGTCAAGCCTAGTCCTTCGTAACTTTATTAGCATATTACTTGCTATCCATCTTTTACTAAGTACTTACTCGAGAAAGCTAAGTATCGTTAGCATGTTATCAGCGAATATTCTCCACAGGGTATTAATAACTTACACAAGATGCAAGCCCCTATATCCCAAGTCCCATTAGCAGGTCAACAGCAAAAGCTCAAAGGTAACAACTTACATCACCATGCTCGTGGCAAATGAGCTACAAAAGTATTAGTACAACCAACATTCAATTATGACCAGTCAGCAACGTACTCCGTGGCAGCAGTTTCTCGTAGACACGCAGGCTTCACCTGGCTTCTTGCAGTGAGGCTTCTTGGCATCGACTACTGCCAATGTGGCCAGAAGCATAGAAAAGATGGCGAGCTTCATGTTGACAATAAATTGCAAAGAGTATGAATGAATTGGTGAGATTCTAATTTGTTTTGGACTTTCGTTGAGACAATGATGCCTTTTATACCTCTATCAACAAGTGTTACATACATACGTCAGTCTTTAAACAGAATATCTCGTAAGCAAGTGGCCAGGTAGTTTACTTCCTTCACGTGGATGCCGGTCCATTTTGCGCATTGTCCAGAGCACATCTAACGATAGTTGATCTTCATGCAACCCATGTTGGTGAACGAACTCTGCATGTGTCCCCCGCGACTTAAACTGAAGCAAATGATACTCCACGTCGAGAACCCAACTACGAGCAGCTACCTTCTGGTTCGCCTACGATCTTGTCCCTGTTTGGCTGTTCCCCTGCCAAATTATGATGTAAGTTGGATCAACGTATCTATGATAGTATGTTTAGTTGCGAGTGAATGGGTGCCGAAGAAGCCCTTGTTTCTGGTAGAAGGATTCGTGTAAGCTTATGTGCTGAACTCCACGTCTATCCGGCTCCCGCTCCGGAACTCGGGATGTTCAGAAACTAACCACAGCCTTATTTGTAAGCGCATGGTTGAGCCGAGACCTCTGAGTTCCAGATTTGTCTAAATTAGAGCAAATCACCGTCACTCTAGCCAACTTTCGCTTAATATGGAGTGCAACGGTGACGATCCGTCCTCAACTCGTACGAGCTGCGCCATCTTGGACCTGCCGGCCGGCATCTCAGCCTCTCTGGCATGGAATGTCTTGAGACGGCAACCTTGATGCTTCATAGGGGGTACAACTCGACTTACTTAATTGGGGATTCCGCTGAGTTGGATCAGCACCAGTTGGATTCACGAAGTTGACCGTCTCATACCTGCGCATTTTGCCTAGCGGGTTGTCCTCAAGTTTGCATGATTGCTGAGAGTAGGCGTTACTGTGGAACCGGACATGCAATCCATCAGCAGTTTAGAAGCTGCAGACTAGTACGTCGTACTTGGAGGCTCATTCTCGGAGCTTCAACTGAAGTCAAGTTGTATAATTTCAATTTGAGCTAGAACACAGGGCTTGGATACTGCTTTGTGGTTTCTGTAGAtccatcctccttcttcccttATGCAGAAACAGGCGAGGAATGCGACAGGGCAAACCCGTTTATGTTTGATCGATACTTAATTTTGTTGGCTTTGCTGTTTCGGATGTCGGAGCGAGAATTTCTAAAGAGATCAGCGCGTTGCATCCCAAAGCGGCAAGCGACCCTGGAAACTAACAGTTTAATCTACTTAATATTTACGGGGTCCGGCATGAAGTTTGTAGTATCAAGTCTACTAACAAACAAGACAGCGGTTACAGAAATTTAAACAGATACACCCAGTAGGCTGGATAGAATACACGCTTGCTCTTATGATAACCAAGAATTTTAGTCGGGCTATCCTCTTAGATAGGATTCTTAGATCTCTTAATTATATATTCGTATAAAAGACGCACAATTGTTAATAAATCGAAAACAACGAGACAAAGTGCCGGGCTATGCTGTATCATCCTGGATCGCTTGATAAACACCTTCTCATTCTGGAAACCCAGCCCTGCAATAGTATTTCTAGTCCAATACTTCAAAGGATTGATATGCTTAAATCTGTTTGATGATCCTTACCAAAACATACAGTGTAAGCTTACTGATTGACAACtaagaggaagaagacgttgATCGATGATGAAACAACTTTGAATTCTGATTGTACAGAAAATTCTAACTATTTAACAGCATCCTTCCTGTCGCATTTACAATTCCACGTACTCATCAAGTTGCAACTAGCTGCCAACCTCACCTCAACACTTGACTCTTTAAAGAATTATCACTACAATGTATCTTAAGCACGCACTCGCCTTCCTAACATGTGCTTTGGCCATCAACGCACAACTCGTCAAGGAAAAAACACTCGAGGGCCGCAAATGCGACCGAGCCGCCTGTCATAAATGCGTCAACCTTTGTCCTCTTCAATGTCTTGACccaagaggaggagctgcTTGCAAGGCCCGGTGCCGTATGTTAACCACACCAGCCCTTGACTATGGACATATGCTAACATTACGTTTAGGAAAGGATTGCTTCGACGAGAACGGGTGTGGTCTTTGTTAATACGGGTTAAGGGGTTGTCTTCGGAATGTGACTTGGAGAAGGACCTATGATCACAAGTCATTCTTCACTGTGGACTTGCTTACACACTCAGACTCCCATAGTCGTTGCTAAATTGATCCCATTATAATCCTCGCTTTTTGGTATAGCTTTCAGCTCCCGCATACATTGCTTCAGCCCACCTAGGCAGCTATTTGAAGTCTCCATCTTACATAATGGAAGGCATCTGGCTCCGGGTTTGCGCGAAATATGTATTCTTGTTCAACCCCATATTGAACCCAACCTTTATGACTATTATGCAAAAAGATGCTCAATTTCAGTAGTGTGAATCTAATTCAGGACCGAACTAATTTCCATACATACCGTCCTTGAACCATTTAAATGTGTTGCTCTTGAAGAATCGTAAAGGCGACTCCATCGCAAAGCCGGCCAATGCTCAAGTTCCACAACTCTACCGCCACATTCTCCCACAATATTGTCCTTTAATTTGAGTGCCTCTCTTTAAGCTTCTCATTACTGTTGCCTTGTTGTAGTATACACCTCTATTCCTAAGTACTACACATACAGTAACGTCTGCAGTGATGCCAAAACGTCAGTGCCAACATACGCATGGCATGCAATGTGGTCACTGCTTTCCAGTGGGGGACTAAAATTGAAGGATCGCTGGATCAAAAAAACACCTTCCGATCCTGTAATGTAAGTGGTACAATTATCCAAATTCCTACAATGGTGCTTCCCTCGGTTGGGCCGAATGGTGTATTCTACAATAATGGTCGCAAACTCGGCGGTTCTATAATCTTGTACCAGCCAATATGGCTCCTTCTTGACTGCTCGTATTCCAATCTACAATATCAGGCAGTGTCTCCGATAGGATTCACCACCATTATACAGTGACTCGTTCCACAATATCCACAACTTCCAGAATGCGTGATTAGGCACCACCGCCACATCTAGACGGAATCTTCCCACAGCGTCAACTCCCCGTATGGTTCGGAGGGAGGATCATAAAACGCTCTAGACCAGACAAAAGAACCATCTGTGCAGACGTAACGATTCTTATGTCAGTGAAATGGCCCGTGAACCTCGTTTCAGAAGCGAAAGCCTGCGGGCTCACATGAAAGGACTTGACACGATATTTAAGTGTTCTTTAACCCTTTATCCAAAGCTATattttcctttctttttgaCTCGCAAGCCCAAGTGAACATCTTGGTCAAAGGAATTCCGTCTTTACTTTACAATGAAGTTGCCTGTTTCGCTAGCTGCGTTGACAGctttggctgttgctgccccAGCTGCTGGGGCTGATCTGACGGTAGATTTGAAGCTCGTTGGCAACACTGAAGTCAAGGCCGTTATTACCAATACAGGCGACAAGGATATCAAGCTGCTCAAGACGGGCACTATCCTTAGTCAGGCACCTGTTGAAAAGGTCCTCGTCACTTCCAACAGTATGTTGTAGTCCATGTTTGCATGTGTCAATTACATCTATGGGTCATTAATATTTGTTCCTAGATACCCGCgtcggcttcaatggcgccTTGGTCCGCGTCATTCAGCAATATCTAGATGATTCGGCGTTCCAAACTGTTGGCGCGGGCAAGACGGTCGAAAATGTCTTTGATCTAGCTGCCATGTTTGACCTGTCTAAAGGAGGACTGTACACCGTCCAGGCCAACGACTCCATCTCCGTTGCGAACGAACAGAACAGGATCACCGGGTCTATCCCATATGCTTCCAACGTTTTGGAAATTCAAGTCGACGGCTCCAAGGCGTCTGAATCCCGCACCCTAGCGTACGCCGACTTCAAGCGCGCCGTTACCCGTTGTGATGGCGATCGTCGAAACGTAGTCACAAACGCCATGCACCGGTGCCGCGAACTGTCCGCTGCGGCTCAATACGAAGCCGCTCAGGGGCAGGCATCTCGCATGGACGAGTACTTCAAGAGATCTGATGAGAAGACTCGCGGTACTGTGAGTGATGTGTTCCGCAAGGTCGGGGAGGTATGTTCGTCCATGACGGCAGGGTACGCACGCCTCTACTGCTACGACGTGCACAAGGGCTGCGACGGCGGTGCTGTTGCCCTTACGTATCCTGGACAGAGTGACATGGTTCTCTGCGATACCTTCTTCAAGTCGATTCCCCCTTCGAACAACCAATGCCACGGGGGTGATCAGGGCACAGTGCTCATCCACGAGGCAACTCATCTTTCTCAGGTCAAAGGAACAGGTGACCACGGCTACGGCTACGATTCCGTGAAGAAGAACTCAGCAGATGTGAACATCAAACATGCTGATGCGTACACGTACTTTGCCAAGTCGTTTTACGAGTCTTGCTCAAACAGCGGTGATCCCAATAGCTACCAGGTGTACGTTTGCAAGGACACCAATAAGAAGGGTGGATGTGTCGGTGTTCGCGGAAAATGTAAGTTCTCAGGAACATGGACTCAGGAACATGGATAGAATAGCACAAATGCTAACTTGGATGTATAGTCGGCAAATGCGGTATGTATTGCGACGCGGCAGTGTCTTGGAGGAAGTGTTGAACTAATTTTGTTGCAGCGAACCTCCCGCTTGACTTTAACAATGCGGTTTCTTCCCTAGGTGGAAGTTATACTCGCGAATGTACTGCTTTCAAGTAGGTTTACCATTGAATGAACATGCGTGGAGGCATTATGCTAACGAAGGGACTTAGGGACAATGACTGCAAGGGCCAGTAAGTATTCATGGTTTGCTCTACACAGCCAGACAACACTAACGAGTCGATAGGAACCTAAAAATCGCAAAGGGACAGCAGATGAACAGTTTGCCCGCCGGCATGAACGATCAAATTTCGTCGGTACGTTGCTAAATCTGAATCGTTGGGGCTGGCTGCCCCGAGATTGTGAATGAACTACTGTAAACATGGCCGAAAAATGCTACAGAGCATCATCGGTACCCCTTCCGATTATGTTGTATATATTGTCGTAGGAAGATATCTAGGTATCAGTTGGGTCATAGATGTAAATACTGATGGATCGAGATGATACATGCCGCTCGCACCACATGTCCCTTTCTTTGGTCTATAGTTGTCACtcatttcctcttctttgttGATGGACTCCTTGATGTTTCGGAATCTATTTCTGTGTACGCTAGATCAGTGGTGGGGAATAGGCCCTTTGACTGCGTTGGACTGAACATACACCCACCCACGGAGACATTGTCAAGGGGAACAGATTGTAGCATTCTAATCCAATTGAGTCTCAATATGTGATGGTGTTCAGTCCCTTGTTAAGTCTCCGTAAGCCGGCACAGGCGCCAGTTCGCCCCGTTCTCGCGAGGCATTTGCCAAGCCGTTCAAAACTACAGTCTCAGCCTTTTTCAACTGATCCGCCAGACCCTCTGCCTTGTGTCTACCCGGAAGCCACCAAGGAGCTACGTAATTCACCACCATTTCAAGCCAGTAGTTCCTATTCCAGATTTCCTGGTCCATGGAGCCGATGGGCGTTGCGATTCCCTTCTCTTCCAGTCGCTCTTGGTATGCTGTGTATAGTGTAACCGGCCAATCCGCTCTGTTGTCAATGCAATCGTTCAAAAACTCCTCCATCGGGTGGAAGAAGCCTGCAAACTCGAAGTCTACAATTCCTGTAATTGTTGGCGGCTGCCCAGATACAAGGACATTGCGGGGGGCGAGGTCATAATGAGTGAAGACAAAAGTACGGCCGGACTGGTAGGCTGCAGGTGGCAGcgcaagcttcatctttgggAGATCGTTGTCGATGAAATTTTGAAGAATCGGGAGCAAGTGCCTATTTGGTGCGTATGTGTCGGTTGTTGCGAGTTCTCTCATCTTCTCGCCTAAACGGAGCTTCTGATATGTGTTGACTGTTTGCACAGGTTCTGGCGGCTCAAAGTTGTCCATGACGATGCCTTGTATGATAAGGCTGTCTTTTGTGTCTTTCCCTTCCATTTCTTCGCTCTCATCTTGCGGGGGTAGTTTAATATTACCGCATCGTGGCTGAGAGGGAATATTATGTCGCCAGTCTGAAACGATATCTGCCAGTTGTCTGCCCAAGACTCGACACGACTCATCATTCAAGTCGGATACTGACACCGTGGTGCCTGGTACTTTGGTCGTTAAGATCCAGCCACCATGACTATGTCCATGTAGTTGATGTGATGCTCCAATATTTACTTGGCCCGTCTTGTGAGCAGTTGTAAAAGAGACCATCTGGCCATCGTCTGACCAGGCGAGAACACGGGGAGACGGTATTTGCGGACAATGTTTTTCCAATTGCTGCAGACATGCTACTTCGTTTTGAACTTTGCTGGCTCCGAAAAATCTGCCATTGATCTTCAAGGCGACGTCTTGTTTGGTATCGTCCGTGTGTAGGAGACCAAGAAAATAGATGCGGTTGTTGAACGAGTCGGATGTAGGAACGGCAGAGACACTGATTAGTTTTGATTGTGGGAAACCAGACTTTACAATAGTTTCCATTTCATCGCGCGACATGGTAACGCCGGCATTGGGTTGATATGGGGGCGTTTGCGGCCGTTCAATctgttggtcttggtccATGATGTTTGACGGAAGGTGAGTTGGCTTATATGTGTATATACAATGGTGAGACTCACATCAGTAAGAGTGATGAGTTACGAAAATTGGTGCAACTTTGGAAAAGATCACGGCGAGTTTATATGAACAAGTCAGCCAGTCCATTGAACTAAAAAAATAATAGCAAATCCTTATTCAGCTCGTTCTGCATCTCAAAGTTTCAACGTCAAGAAGGCTCAATTGGCCAAATGAGGAAAGAGCGATTGACACATTGGTGACTCATCCGGCAGGTGCATCACCTCACTGGCTGTGGGCAACTCAACTCGTAGAATAGAAAAACCCATGTCGTTGATGGAAAAATAAATGCATCTGTGAGGTTTTCATCAGGCGGATTCCTACGTATCGGCAGGTCTTACTGTCTTGTCACTCCGAAATTGAGCATACTGCCGTCTGAGCCGTATGGGGGCATGAGTTGAGTTACTTGGCAGCCTGAATCAAGGTGGAGGctagaacattgaacagcCACTTTCAAGAATCAGACATGTGAACTGGTCTGTGTCAATATGTCCCTGGATATCAAAGATCAAAAGGGACAATATGTAAGGGCAATGCGAGACTTGTGCATGGCGTTTACAGTGAAGCTTGTTGTCTTCGAATGTCATGTTGCAAAATGCGATGGCATGTGAAAAGGGTTGAGCCCTTCCAACCAACTGACGACTCCAGTCAGCCACGACAATGAATGTGTGTGTTCGTGTTCGCGCCATGGTTACTTTGCCCATCCACGATGCAGCAGGCTCCGAGAGGGATTGGAAATGGCGGCCAGACATCCAATAATGCGGTAGGGCTGTATGGTCAGATGCTTGCTGGGCCGGGGATAAGATGAGAGATGGTGGCCATGattgagtgagtgagtggtTGTGGATGGTGCGGGTGGCAGATGTCAGATCAACATTAAAGCATGTTGATCAAAGTTGTACGATGCAATGTTCAAATATCCGGTTGGCTTCGAGTGCACCAGCAGTGCGGTTTGATGGCCTCTTGCAAGTCATGTTTGCACAGGATCAAgatgtgtctggtttgattCTCCCAGTTCTCGGCTCCTCTTGGATCGAACGGAATTGAGATCTCAactctgctctgctctgctctttccttctcgGTTGGCGTCATACAACAAACTGATCCCTGCTGGGGCCGCTCTTGGTGGCAGATGGCGGTCAGcagactccagatgtctgggGCTGCGTCACTGGCGCTCACATGCATTCATTTGATGGCCCGTTGTGCTTCTCCATATCCATCCATGCTCAAGTCCATGGTCAAATCGTCACCACTTTTCCACTCGATCCgctccatccatccacattgacccatccatccaaccatccaaCCGTTCCGCTCACCAGACTCGAATTCCAACACAGGCCACATCGCCATCCTTGTTGCTGCATATccgctccatgtccatccaaGGCATTCAGCAGACCACATCCGTCCATTGCATACTCTACCGACATCCCTTTTCTTCCATCCCGCGACGCACACGACTCGTCTTACCAGACTCGACCCGCCTCTACCCCAAGCCTAGCAAGCCCAGCCGAGCCGAGTTCGACCCCAGATTTAGTGCACAGGCTTCGTTTCGTTTGCTGAAGTCCTCCGGTTCGGAAGTTAAATACAACCACTACCATTCCAGCCTTAACTTCCCGACTTGCACTTAAACTTCCAGAACTCCAACGGCCTTCCCGACCAAGCCGTTACACCACCCAGACCTCGTCGATACTGTCTGCATCATAGTCACCTGTTGAACGGAAACTGTGCGTCAGCCACGGCATACcagcccagaccagacagacctTTGTGACACCAGATCCAACGTCACCCACGCCGCCACTTGGGCAACATTCGCAACCCGCTCTCGGCCCCCAATATCCAGTGCTCGATATATAAGATATTACCGCCACTCTGGTTCAACttagctgctgttgctgctaGTGTGTGTCACAAGCGACTCCAGTCCACACATCAATTCTAGCAGCTCCGTCTGACACTCGTTGCATCGCCTTTCAAGCCCGATATCCTGACCACTACCCCTCGAGTGCAAGGCAGCCCGCGTAGGCTTGCTGACATTACCCCGGATTCCGCTTGCCACTGACACTAATCATCCGGGGCTGCCAAGCCAGCGCGTACTGCTCCGTCTTACACCATATCATGGATTAAATTAAGCCGACGACCCAACATACCCGATCAAGTTCCCGCCGCTTGTCTTGATAATCGAGGTCGCTCCGAATGGCTGATCTTCTGGTGACAGCCCACAAGGCTCCTGGCCTTCATGTCACAGAAGCCAAAACTCTACCCCGGGCTGAGATAAAACTAGAGAAGCTTTCATCCCAGCAAGCCAGCGGCCGCACACTACGGAAAGTTGTATCCAGAACATTAAAGGATGCCAACGATGCGCTCCTTTCCTGGAGGGATGGGTTGACTGCTGAGGAACGTCAACGAGCTCGActaaaagaagagagaaaggcCGTCCTCTCTGCTCACATGAAGACAGTACGTTGACCCTTTCAGTACGGTTTATTGGGCTTATGGTACTAACATCAAATGTGATGACAGGCTGAAACTTACTCACAATGGAAAACAGCTGCTACAGAACTTGACACCCTAGAGGGCAATGACAAGTGGAAGAGGGATACCGCATCAGGCGAATATGATTTCCTGCTTATTCAGGAACGCCTCCGCGCTCTTGATGAGGCTCGACTCAGCAACGACATCAGGTCCATGATGCACCTCATTCGCACAGAGCTCAGTCGCGATCTCGGGGGCATGGACAGTGTCGACTTGTATCGGCATTCTCATGCCGGCACCAAGGAGCTGATAGAACGCTA from the Pochonia chlamydosporia 170 chromosome 6, whole genome shotgun sequence genome contains:
- a CDS encoding protein kinase-like protein (similar to Metarhizium robertsii ARSEF 23 XP_007823084.2) produces the protein MDQDQQIERPQTPPYQPNAGVTMSRDEMETIVKSGFPQSKLISVSAVPTSDSFNNRIYFLGLLHTDDTKQDVALKINGRFFGASKVQNEVACLQQLEKHCPQIPSPRVLAWSDDGQMVSFTTAHKTGQVNIGASHQLHGHSHGGWILTTKVPGTTVSVSDLNDESCRVLGRQLADIVSDWRHNIPSQPRCGNIKLPPQDESEEMEGKDTKDSLIIQGIVMDNFEPPEPVQTVNTYQKLRLGEKMRELATTDTYAPNRHLLPILQNFIDNDLPKMKLALPPAAYQSGRTFVFTHYDLAPRNVLVSGQPPTITGIVDFEFAGFFHPMEEFLNDCIDNRADWPVTLYTAYQERLEEKGIATPIGSMDQEIWNRNYWLEMVVNYVAPWWLPGRHKAEGLADQLKKAETVVLNGLANASRERGELAPVPAYGDLTRD
- a CDS encoding deuterolysin metalloprotease (similar to Colletotrichum graminicola M1.001 XP_008099191.1) — encoded protein: MKLPVSLAALTALAVAAPAAGADLTVDLKLVGNTEVKAVITNTGDKDIKLLKTGTILSQAPVEKVLVTSNNTRVGFNGALVRVIQQYLDDSAFQTVGAGKTVENVFDLAAMFDLSKGGLYTVQANDSISVANEQNRITGSIPYASNVLEIQVDGSKASESRTLAYADFKRAVTRCDGDRRNVVTNAMHRCRELSAAAQYEAAQGQASRMDEYFKRSDEKTRGTVSDVFRKVGEVCSSMTAGYARLYCYDVHKGCDGGAVALTYPGQSDMVLCDTFFKSIPPSNNQCHGGDQGTVLIHEATHLSQVKGTGDHGYGYDSVKKNSADVNIKHADAYTYFAKSFYESCSNSGDPNSYQVYVCKDTNKKGGCVGVRGKFGKCANLPLDFNNAVSSLGGSYTRECTAFKDNDCKGQNLKIAKGQQMNSLPAGMNDQISSVRC